In Juglans microcarpa x Juglans regia isolate MS1-56 chromosome 4S, Jm3101_v1.0, whole genome shotgun sequence, a single window of DNA contains:
- the LOC121262430 gene encoding LOW QUALITY PROTEIN: sodium/hydrogen exchanger 2-like (The sequence of the model RefSeq protein was modified relative to this genomic sequence to represent the inferred CDS: inserted 1 base in 1 codon), translating to MAIGLSSIIPRLQMLSTSDHASVVSMNLFVALLCACIVIGHLLEENRWVNESITALVIGVCTGVVILLASGGRSSHLLVFSEDLFFIYLLPPIIFNAGFQVKKKQFFVNFTTITLFGAVGTLISCGIISLGVTQFFKKLDIGSLDIGDYLAIGAIFAATDSVCTLQVLNQDETPLLYSLVFGEGVVNDATSVVLFNAIQSFDLNHIDPRIGLHFIGNFFYLFLTSTMLGVITGLLSAYIIKKLYFGRHSTDREVALMMLMAYLSYMMAELFYLSGILTVFFCGIVMSHYTWHNVTECSRITTKHAFATLSFVAEIFIFVYVGMDALDIEKWRFVSGSPGTSVAVSSILLGLIMAGRAAFVFPLSFLINLVKKSPKEKINFRQQVVIWWAGLMRGAVSIALAYNQFTRSGHTQLRGNAIMITSTITVVLFSTVVFGLLTKPLIRFLLPHPRHTASKVQSDSSTPKSVSVPFLGEGQDSVPLLGEXQDSEFDLPEIIRPSSIRALLATPTHTVHRYWRKFDDAFMRPVFGGRGFVPFVPGSPTERSFNQGQ from the exons ATGGCTATCGGATTGAGTTCTATTATCCCGAGGTTGCAAATGCTATCCACTTCCGATCATGCTTCTGTGGTTTCGATGAACCTCTTTGTGGCACTCCTTTGTGCTTGTATTGTGATTGGCCATCTTCTTGAGGAGAACCGATGGGTGAACGAGTCTATCACTGCCCTTGTGATT GGTGTGTGTACTGGAGTTGTTATTCTGCTGGCAAGTGGGGGAAGAAGCTCGCATCTTTTGGTCTTCAGTGAAGATCTTTTCTTTATATACCTTCTGCCGCCAATAATATTTAATGCGGG GTTTCAGGTGAAAAAGAAGcagttttttgttaactttactacTATCACGCTGTTTGGTGCTGTTGGTACATTAATATCCTGTGGCATCATATCACTAG GGGTTACTCAGTTCTTCAAAAAATTGGATATTGGTTCGCTGGATATTGGGGATTATCTAG CAATCGGTGCAATATTTGCTGCCACGGACTCTGTATGTACATTACAG GTGCTTAATCAGGATGAGACGCCTTTACTCTACAGTCTTGTATTTGGGGAGGGTGTTGTAAATGATGCAACATCAGTGGTACTTTTTAATGCAATCCAGAGTTTTGACCTCAATCATATCGACCCCAGGATTGGTTTGCATTTTATTGGCaacttcttttatttgtttctcacAAGCACAATGCTTGGGGTGATa ACTGGGCTGCTTAGTGCATACATCATCAAAAAGCTGTATTTTGGAAG GCACTCTACGGATCGTGAAGTTGCTCTTATGATGCTCATGGCATACCTTTCATATATGATGGCTGAA TTGTTCTATTTGAGTGGCATTCTCACGGTATTCTTTTGTGGGATTGTGATGTCCCATTACACCTGGCACAATGTGACTGAGTGTTCACGAATCACTACCAA GCATGCTTTCGCAACCCTTTCATTTGTTGCTGAGATCTTTATCTTCGTTTATGTTGGAATGGATGCCTTGGACATTGAAAAGTGGAGATTTGTCAGTGGCAG TCCTGGAACATCTGTTGCAGTGAGTTCAATACTGCTAGGTCTGATTATGGCCGGAAGAGCAGCCTTTGTTTTCCCCTTATCATTTTTAATCAACTTAGTTAAAAAATCTCCAAAGGAAAAAATCAACTTCAGGCAACAA GTGGTAATATGGTGGGCTGGTCTCATGAGAGGTGCTGTGTCTATAGCACTCGCTTATAATCAG TTCACAAGGTCAGGGCATACTCAATTGCGAGGAAATGCAATCATGATCACCAGCACCATAACTGTTGTTCTCTTCAGCACAGTG GTGTTTGGTTTGTTGACTAAACCTCTTATAAGGTTCTTGCTTCCACATCCAAGACACACAGCCAGCAAGGTACAGTCAGATTCGTCTACTCCAAAATCTGTAAGTGTGCCTTTTCTTGGAGAGGGGCAGGATTCTGTGCCTCTTCTTGGAG GGCAGGATTCTGAGTTTGACCTTCCTGAAATTATCCGACCAAGCAGCATACGTGCACTCCTGGCCACTCCTACACACACTGTTCATCGGTACTGGCGTAAATTCGACGATGCCTTCATGCGCCCCGTATTTGGTGGCCGGGGTTTTGTTCCCTTTGTTCCTGGGTCACCAACCGAACGGAGTTTTAATCAAGGGCAATGA